Proteins encoded together in one Planctopirus ephydatiae window:
- a CDS encoding lipopolysaccharide kinase InaA family protein gives MKWSATSQLISQLKEGTLPLRDWILNGTARIAKSGPHRVVYRVTLNDRAVYIKQYLTSDHKSKLRTWLSGTKAARELSVLRAMQAANLPVPLPLGIGEPVASRSRPVETEAENSTTTELNLPFLDDPQSSFLVLEAIEPTMSLANLMLRFSDVMQFDKLGIRGRQHLCVTVARMVARLHKSGFVHRDLQAENLLIAPVQSHGPMRMWWVDLSDIRQKWLKVSSHQIMLNLAMLRHSLHRHLSSADQLRFLAAYLTELSNPQTTAAGEISDAQSADPAAVGDPVDFLIPAQRKKLTELSLPHSLQISKPKLKNWIVQLKQVTQSYSIQAWKKADRKWRRGNRRLHIAQVGARSGRCVAGMDAQLLQHLTSKPSQLFSPPYLVQSTEGAALQKTAIIQLPVSGSVMQAELVARPLVRDAHDSWARRSWENAYALMRRGFSTPGPLLYVETEMEQYLARAHHNKQKTIADWISDQGRLSFLPQSDEVQVAHRVLDTLAKLFLYGFKPEITDLEQFFVIKLNGRVLIALADPSRFEQRESVSFKQMAASLRELHDATIVMTNLRTSTCARWLKRVACQLHPLTWRMLMSEIVKQRRDRIENYRKWHAA, from the coding sequence ATGAAATGGTCGGCAACATCTCAGCTGATCAGTCAACTCAAAGAGGGGACATTGCCACTCCGCGATTGGATCTTGAATGGCACTGCCAGAATTGCCAAGAGCGGGCCGCATCGAGTCGTCTATCGAGTCACTTTGAATGACCGTGCGGTGTACATCAAGCAGTACCTGACGAGTGATCACAAGTCGAAACTGCGGACCTGGCTTTCGGGTACGAAAGCGGCGCGAGAGCTTTCTGTCCTCCGGGCCATGCAGGCGGCCAATCTCCCGGTTCCATTACCACTGGGGATCGGTGAGCCAGTGGCGTCTCGTTCCCGACCAGTCGAGACAGAAGCAGAAAATTCGACAACCACTGAGCTGAATTTACCATTTCTCGATGATCCGCAGAGCAGCTTTCTGGTCTTGGAAGCGATTGAGCCCACCATGTCGCTGGCCAATCTGATGCTGCGTTTCAGCGATGTCATGCAGTTCGACAAACTCGGCATTCGAGGTCGGCAGCATCTTTGCGTGACTGTGGCTCGCATGGTTGCGAGGCTTCACAAAAGCGGATTTGTGCATCGCGATCTACAGGCAGAAAACCTGCTGATTGCTCCGGTTCAAAGCCATGGCCCGATGCGGATGTGGTGGGTCGATTTGAGTGATATCCGCCAGAAGTGGCTGAAGGTTTCTTCCCATCAGATCATGCTCAATCTGGCGATGCTGCGGCATTCTTTGCATCGTCATCTTTCGAGTGCTGATCAGCTTCGATTTCTCGCGGCTTATCTGACGGAACTTTCTAATCCTCAAACAACTGCCGCTGGAGAGATCTCCGATGCTCAGTCTGCTGATCCTGCTGCTGTCGGTGATCCTGTCGATTTTCTGATTCCTGCACAGCGTAAAAAGCTGACAGAATTATCCCTGCCCCACAGCCTGCAGATCTCAAAGCCAAAGCTTAAAAACTGGATTGTGCAACTGAAGCAGGTGACTCAAAGCTACTCGATCCAGGCCTGGAAGAAGGCGGATCGCAAGTGGCGACGAGGAAACCGCCGCCTGCATATCGCTCAAGTGGGCGCACGCTCCGGCCGCTGTGTCGCGGGCATGGATGCTCAGCTACTGCAGCATCTTACCAGCAAGCCGTCTCAACTCTTTTCACCTCCTTATCTGGTGCAATCGACCGAAGGGGCAGCTTTACAAAAAACGGCGATCATTCAGCTTCCCGTTTCTGGTTCGGTGATGCAGGCCGAACTTGTGGCTCGCCCTCTGGTTCGAGATGCTCATGATTCCTGGGCGCGTCGGTCCTGGGAAAATGCCTATGCCTTGATGAGGCGGGGATTCTCGACACCGGGGCCACTGCTTTATGTAGAGACTGAGATGGAGCAGTATCTCGCCCGGGCTCATCACAATAAGCAAAAGACGATCGCGGACTGGATCAGTGATCAGGGGCGGCTCTCGTTCCTGCCACAATCTGATGAAGTTCAGGTGGCCCATCGAGTGCTGGATACACTCGCTAAGCTGTTTCTGTATGGTTTTAAGCCGGAAATCACCGATCTGGAGCAGTTTTTCGTCATCAAGTTGAATGGCCGCGTGTTGATTGCTCTGGCTGATCCTTCGCGGTTTGAGCAGCGAGAATCGGTGTCTTTCAAGCAGATGGCCGCCTCGCTGCGTGAACTTCACGACGCGACCATCGTGATGACCAATCTGCGGACATCCACCTGTGCCCGCTGGCTCAAACGGGTGGCGTGTCAGCTTCATCCACTCACGTGGCGCATGCTCATGAGTGAAATCGTTAAGCAACGTCGAGACCGTATCGAAAATTATCGAAAGTGGCATGCCGCATGA
- the dcd gene encoding dCTP deaminase: MILTGNEIRSQLGRNLVINPFEERLLNPNSYNLRLHDELLVYEEIVLDMQRPNRYRRHVIPPEGLVLQPGQLYLGRTIEYTETHNFVPMLEGRSSVGRLGLFVHVTAGFGDVGFCGYWTLEMFAIHPIRIYAGVPICQIFYHQLEGEITEYASNKYQRNHDIQPSLLFKEFREPEPDQQLRLAFGQECSTREDSDCATPADRK, translated from the coding sequence ATGATTCTCACCGGGAATGAAATTCGTTCGCAACTGGGTCGAAATCTCGTCATCAATCCGTTCGAAGAGCGTCTGCTCAACCCGAACAGCTACAATTTGAGATTGCATGATGAGTTACTGGTCTACGAGGAAATCGTCCTCGATATGCAGCGGCCCAATCGTTACCGCCGGCATGTCATTCCCCCGGAAGGACTTGTGCTTCAACCGGGACAGCTCTACCTGGGGCGGACCATCGAATACACGGAGACGCACAACTTCGTGCCCATGCTCGAAGGCCGGTCTTCGGTCGGAAGACTGGGATTGTTTGTCCATGTGACGGCAGGCTTTGGCGATGTGGGATTCTGCGGATACTGGACACTCGAAATGTTCGCGATCCATCCCATTCGCATTTATGCCGGTGTCCCGATCTGCCAGATTTTCTACCATCAACTGGAGGGAGAAATTACCGAGTACGCCAGCAATAAGTATCAGAGAAATCACGACATCCAGCCGAGCCTTTTGTTTAAGGAGTTTCGGGAACCCGAGCCTGATCAACAGTTAAGGCTGGCCTTTGGTCAGGAATGCTCGACCCGCGAAGATTCGGACTGTGCGACTCCTGCCGATCGAAAATAA
- a CDS encoding DUF58 domain-containing protein: protein MTPRLQLLLSVLAAGLLYIPACFSSSWAAVGTGATVFVIMLAIIDWLRCPALSQMDVNRKVGRVLSVGARNPITIEYRWKGRSSWQAELHDEPPHPGTFDGLPAVVPLVPGRWLKLAYHFTPARRGNVTFQSIHWRARSPWGFWQLHWLIPLPMTTKVYPDVQAIRGVELLARQNRLAESGVRMTRLHGKGSAFDRLREYRREDEFRSIDWKASARQESLIAREYTIEKNQTIVLVLDSGRSMCHAEGVATHFDRALNSALLLAYTALRQGDHVGLLACSSKVQASIPPVRGLRSIDTLIRNIYDIEPEYTSTDYQLMVDELRRRYRKRALVVVLTYALDDVHLEQMARQFRRLRSPHLVICAFLSPESLVKQADSVPQTDQQAFEIAAAADLLQGHRKTLRDLTAMGLFAIEATPETLTSQLISRYLEVKARSLI, encoded by the coding sequence ATGACACCCCGGCTTCAATTGCTATTGAGTGTACTTGCAGCCGGGCTGCTGTACATCCCGGCATGCTTTAGTTCTTCCTGGGCAGCTGTGGGAACTGGCGCTACAGTTTTTGTCATTATGCTGGCAATCATCGATTGGCTTCGATGCCCGGCACTTTCCCAGATGGACGTCAATCGAAAAGTAGGACGCGTGCTCAGTGTCGGAGCCCGTAACCCGATCACGATTGAATATCGCTGGAAAGGAAGATCCAGCTGGCAGGCCGAATTGCATGATGAACCTCCTCATCCGGGAACGTTTGATGGCCTACCGGCTGTTGTGCCTCTGGTACCTGGTCGTTGGCTGAAGCTGGCATATCACTTCACACCCGCCCGGCGTGGAAATGTCACCTTTCAATCGATTCACTGGCGGGCACGATCCCCCTGGGGATTCTGGCAATTGCACTGGTTGATCCCTCTACCAATGACCACCAAGGTTTATCCGGATGTGCAGGCCATTCGGGGAGTCGAATTGCTGGCCCGGCAAAACCGCCTGGCTGAAAGTGGAGTCCGCATGACCCGGTTGCACGGCAAAGGCTCGGCCTTTGACCGGCTCCGCGAGTATCGCCGTGAAGATGAATTTCGTTCAATCGACTGGAAGGCCTCGGCACGGCAGGAGTCGTTGATTGCCCGCGAATATACGATCGAGAAAAATCAGACGATCGTATTAGTCCTCGACAGTGGACGATCGATGTGCCATGCCGAAGGAGTCGCCACACATTTTGATCGTGCTCTGAACTCCGCCTTACTACTAGCCTACACAGCTCTGAGGCAGGGGGATCATGTCGGGCTGCTGGCTTGTTCATCCAAAGTACAGGCATCGATCCCGCCCGTTCGTGGGCTGCGAAGCATCGATACGCTCATTCGTAACATTTACGATATCGAGCCGGAATACACATCGACAGATTATCAGCTCATGGTCGATGAATTGCGTCGTCGGTATCGCAAGCGGGCCTTGGTCGTGGTGCTCACCTATGCCCTCGATGATGTCCATCTGGAGCAGATGGCCCGGCAGTTTCGCCGCTTGCGCTCGCCTCATCTGGTGATCTGCGCTTTTCTTTCGCCGGAGAGTCTTGTGAAACAGGCTGATAGTGTGCCCCAGACAGATCAGCAGGCTTTTGAAATTGCCGCTGCTGCCGATCTGCTGCAGGGACACCGCAAAACACTGCGTGACCTGACTGCGATGGGTTTGTTCGCCATCGAAGCGACGCCTGAGACATTGACCAGCCAGCTCATTTCCCGCTATCTGGAAGTCAAAGCCAGATCTTTGATTTAA
- the nth gene encoding endonuclease III encodes MAKGRESKQALIDRTGRILAQLERTYPDVECALEHTSPYELLAATILSAQCTDERVNMVTPGLFKVYPTPAHLAKARQEDVEAIVKSTGFFRNKAANLIGMAQAVVEKHQGEIPQTLEELVALPGVGRKTANVLLGTFHGVPSGVVVDTHVQRISRLLGLAKGNNAETIERELMAIVPQHEWIMLSHRLIHHGRQICIARRPQCTRCPLLADCRRVGLPELEMPTSVLDDSAEPQETRPLKKPTRVKKTMTKGTPLKGTRKATATTAPLAPKSKKNIAKPQNRNGR; translated from the coding sequence ATGGCCAAAGGTCGGGAATCGAAGCAAGCTCTCATCGACAGAACCGGACGGATTCTGGCTCAGCTTGAACGCACGTATCCGGATGTTGAATGTGCTCTCGAACATACCTCGCCGTATGAACTGCTGGCAGCCACAATTCTCAGTGCGCAGTGTACCGATGAGCGTGTGAATATGGTCACGCCTGGGTTATTCAAGGTGTATCCAACGCCCGCTCACCTGGCCAAAGCCCGGCAGGAAGATGTCGAAGCCATTGTGAAATCAACCGGTTTCTTCCGCAATAAAGCGGCCAATCTGATTGGTATGGCCCAGGCCGTCGTGGAAAAGCATCAGGGAGAGATTCCACAAACACTGGAAGAGCTGGTCGCGCTGCCGGGAGTGGGAAGAAAAACCGCCAATGTTCTCCTCGGGACATTTCACGGCGTACCAAGTGGTGTGGTCGTCGATACTCATGTGCAGCGAATCAGTCGTTTGTTAGGGCTAGCCAAAGGCAATAATGCCGAAACGATTGAACGCGAACTGATGGCCATTGTTCCACAACACGAGTGGATCATGCTCTCCCACCGCCTGATTCATCATGGTCGACAGATCTGCATTGCCAGGCGGCCGCAATGCACACGTTGCCCATTACTGGCAGACTGTCGTCGTGTGGGTTTGCCTGAACTGGAAATGCCGACTTCCGTGCTCGACGATTCTGCAGAACCTCAGGAAACTCGCCCCTTGAAAAAGCCCACTCGAGTCAAGAAAACGATGACCAAAGGCACACCTTTGAAAGGCACTCGCAAGGCGACCGCGACCACCGCACCATTGGCTCCAAAGAGCAAGAAAAATATCGCAAAACCCCAGAATCGTAACGGGCGCTGA
- a CDS encoding DUF1570 domain-containing protein, protein MKRVGSGLHILRMVNLTSLVNRVPLRECGFHFLRSIDNFHTCLLAGYLMLVMVVCSGCQTQPKYTGLPRKTSIKNDGLKVLSDVKLAKDHELLVDLENLRDEIATELNLPPQKQQVVVYLFGSEERYRDYMRSAFPQLPPRRAYFVGSNKELAVYTFWGERVQEDLRHEYTHGILHATLKDVPLWLDEGLAEYFELAGKPGQINPEYASRLSQAIASGWEPDMARLERLESVGQMQRSDYQEAWAWVHFMMHDGDDSRAVLLGYLKTLQTQRNAGSLVARLQEDIPSFNVRFASYVATIRMPGEVQQASGKRPVIQHVLGQQPEE, encoded by the coding sequence ATGAAGCGGGTAGGCAGCGGACTGCATATCCTGAGGATGGTCAACCTCACTTCACTGGTGAACCGAGTGCCGTTGCGCGAGTGTGGTTTTCATTTTCTGCGATCTATCGATAACTTCCACACGTGTTTACTTGCCGGCTACCTGATGCTGGTCATGGTGGTCTGTTCCGGTTGCCAGACACAACCGAAGTACACGGGCCTGCCCCGAAAAACCTCCATCAAGAACGATGGGTTGAAGGTGCTTTCCGATGTCAAGCTGGCCAAAGATCATGAACTGCTGGTTGACCTCGAAAACCTGAGAGATGAGATCGCGACTGAGTTGAATCTTCCGCCACAAAAACAGCAGGTGGTGGTTTACCTCTTTGGCTCCGAAGAGCGTTATCGCGATTACATGCGTTCTGCCTTTCCACAGTTGCCACCCCGACGCGCTTATTTTGTGGGTTCGAATAAAGAGTTGGCGGTCTATACCTTCTGGGGAGAACGTGTGCAGGAAGATCTCCGGCATGAATACACGCATGGGATCCTGCATGCCACGCTCAAAGATGTACCTCTGTGGCTTGATGAAGGTCTTGCCGAGTACTTTGAGTTGGCTGGAAAACCCGGACAGATCAATCCGGAGTATGCTTCGCGTCTCTCCCAGGCGATTGCCAGTGGCTGGGAACCGGACATGGCTCGTCTTGAAAGACTCGAAAGCGTGGGGCAGATGCAGCGGAGTGATTATCAGGAAGCCTGGGCCTGGGTTCACTTTATGATGCATGATGGCGACGATTCGCGAGCCGTCCTTTTGGGTTATTTGAAGACGCTGCAGACCCAGAGGAATGCCGGAAGTCTCGTGGCCCGGCTGCAAGAAGACATCCCGTCGTTCAATGTCCGGTTTGCCAGTTACGTGGCGACCATCCGCATGCCGGGTGAAGTTCAGCAGGCCTCAGGAAAACGACCTGTGATTCAACATGTCCTTGGCCAGCAGCCCGAAGAGTAA
- a CDS encoding AAA family ATPase, which translates to MSVVEVEEAYRAVRREVGKVVVGQEELIEAVFVALLAEGHVLIEGPPGLGKTLLATTISRVLKCRYSRIQFTPDLMPSDVTGHSVYNLQERRFHFSEGPVFANLLLADEINRAPAKTQASLLEAMQECQVTVDGQTMPLPRPFITLATQNPIEQEGTYPLPEAQLDRFLFKMLVTYPTFAQEAGILNAYNEGRDPRRIHTSDVQSVLDDEGILRLQASVREIVVEPSIIDYIVRIVTATREHPAIEIGASPRSSVGLLVASRALAACLGRTFVVPDDIKQLVPWILRHRIRLEPEAEIEGSTIEVVLGDLLETTEAPKA; encoded by the coding sequence ATGTCGGTCGTCGAGGTCGAAGAGGCTTATCGTGCCGTACGCCGTGAAGTAGGCAAGGTGGTCGTGGGTCAGGAGGAACTGATCGAAGCGGTCTTTGTGGCGCTGCTGGCGGAAGGCCATGTTCTGATTGAAGGGCCGCCCGGCCTGGGAAAGACGTTACTTGCTACGACGATCAGCCGGGTTTTGAAGTGCCGGTATTCGAGAATTCAGTTCACTCCCGATCTGATGCCCTCGGATGTGACAGGGCATTCGGTCTACAACCTGCAGGAGCGACGGTTTCACTTCAGTGAAGGGCCGGTCTTCGCCAATCTGCTCCTGGCAGATGAAATCAATCGGGCTCCCGCAAAGACACAGGCGTCTTTGCTCGAAGCCATGCAGGAATGTCAGGTCACTGTCGATGGCCAAACGATGCCTTTACCAAGGCCGTTTATCACGCTGGCAACTCAAAATCCCATTGAACAGGAAGGAACCTACCCTCTTCCCGAAGCTCAGTTGGATCGCTTCCTCTTCAAAATGCTGGTGACCTACCCCACATTCGCACAGGAAGCCGGCATTCTCAATGCCTATAACGAAGGACGTGACCCTCGGCGGATCCATACGTCAGATGTCCAGAGTGTCCTCGACGATGAGGGCATTCTCCGCCTGCAGGCTTCCGTGCGGGAAATCGTCGTCGAGCCTTCGATCATTGATTACATCGTGCGGATCGTCACCGCCACTCGCGAACATCCCGCCATCGAGATTGGTGCCAGCCCGCGTTCCAGTGTCGGGTTGCTGGTCGCCTCCCGGGCCTTAGCTGCCTGCCTGGGAAGAACCTTCGTTGTGCCCGACGATATTAAACAGCTCGTGCCCTGGATTCTCAGGCATCGCATTCGCCTGGAACCCGAAGCGGAAATTGAAGGCTCCACAATTGAGGTCGTCCTGGGTGATCTTCTCGAAACCACCGAGGCACCGAAGGCATGA
- a CDS encoding leucine-rich repeat domain-containing protein encodes MAKRPEVRSLAVVARIGFLSLLTTAIWSNPFISIGNDGTPAATAKPVTFTEAQKQVIAQVKSKGGQVLALAQTDARLDVSFHLSDQPVTDEQLALLPGLPEVAILNLRGTKITDAGLVHVGTLKNLVKLHLEKTAITDAGLAHLSGLEKLEYLNLYGTKVTGAGVKGLAKLPKLQRLYLWQTEVSDADLQELQVSRPELKIIKDLKTPPTTPAPEEPKK; translated from the coding sequence ATGGCTAAACGTCCTGAAGTTCGAAGCCTTGCGGTGGTCGCTCGTATTGGATTCCTGAGTCTATTGACCACGGCTATCTGGTCCAACCCTTTCATCTCCATTGGGAATGATGGAACTCCTGCGGCAACCGCAAAGCCAGTCACCTTCACAGAGGCTCAGAAGCAGGTGATCGCTCAGGTGAAGTCGAAAGGGGGCCAGGTACTGGCTCTCGCTCAGACGGATGCCCGGCTGGATGTCAGTTTTCACCTCTCAGATCAACCCGTCACCGATGAGCAGTTGGCATTACTCCCAGGTTTACCCGAAGTGGCGATTCTGAATCTCCGTGGAACCAAAATTACCGATGCCGGTCTCGTGCATGTCGGTACGCTCAAAAACCTGGTGAAACTTCATCTGGAAAAGACGGCGATCACTGATGCCGGACTGGCCCATCTGTCTGGACTCGAAAAGCTCGAGTATCTGAATCTCTACGGGACAAAGGTGACAGGTGCCGGGGTGAAGGGGTTAGCAAAACTTCCGAAATTACAAAGGCTCTATCTGTGGCAGACAGAAGTCTCCGATGCTGATCTTCAAGAGCTTCAAGTCAGCAGGCCTGAGCTGAAAATCATCAAGGATCTCAAGACTCCACCAACCACTCCGGCCCCGGAAGAGCCTAAAAAATAG
- a CDS encoding trans-sulfuration enzyme family protein, producing the protein MKFETRCVHTGVDKDATYLSATTPIYPTSTFRWDNLDSHRGFDYTRSGNPTRKALEENLAALEGGIDCRATCTGMSAIVAALQLVSPGDHVITGHDIYGGTYRLFDKVLRDQGIDFSFVDMGQPTQVEAAIKSNTKAIWIETPSNPLLNIVDLNAIVAIAKKHQLITMADNTFLSPYFQRPLDHGVDVVMHSTTKYLNGHSDVVGGAVICKHQQHAERISYIVNAMGLACSPFDAWLVLRGVKTLGPRMEAHQRGADAVARFLNEHPGVEKVYYPGLPTHPGHELAKKQQFGFGAMVSFELKGGRPAVEKFLSKLKIFQLAESLGGVESLIDYPDTMTHSSMSKEDRRTAGITENTLRLSVGIEHPDDLITDLAAGLSAVSQ; encoded by the coding sequence GTGAAGTTTGAAACCCGCTGTGTTCATACGGGCGTCGACAAAGATGCCACCTACTTGAGTGCCACGACACCGATCTATCCCACATCGACCTTCCGCTGGGATAATCTCGATTCTCATCGAGGTTTTGATTACACGCGGAGCGGCAATCCGACTCGGAAAGCTCTCGAAGAAAATCTGGCGGCTCTCGAAGGAGGCATTGATTGCCGGGCGACATGCACGGGAATGTCGGCGATTGTGGCCGCCCTGCAATTGGTTTCCCCTGGCGATCATGTGATTACCGGGCACGACATTTACGGCGGCACTTATCGACTCTTCGACAAGGTGTTGCGAGATCAAGGAATCGACTTTTCGTTTGTCGACATGGGGCAACCGACTCAGGTCGAAGCGGCTATCAAGAGCAACACGAAAGCGATCTGGATTGAAACACCTTCGAACCCGCTACTGAATATCGTCGATCTGAATGCCATTGTGGCGATTGCAAAGAAGCATCAGCTGATCACGATGGCCGACAACACCTTCTTGTCGCCCTACTTTCAGCGCCCTCTCGATCATGGTGTGGATGTCGTCATGCATTCGACCACCAAGTACCTCAATGGCCATAGTGATGTGGTGGGTGGTGCCGTCATCTGCAAGCATCAGCAGCATGCCGAACGAATCAGTTATATCGTGAATGCCATGGGTCTGGCTTGTTCACCATTCGATGCCTGGCTGGTCTTGCGCGGGGTGAAAACCTTGGGCCCGCGCATGGAAGCTCATCAGCGTGGTGCGGATGCCGTTGCTCGCTTTCTGAATGAGCATCCCGGTGTCGAGAAGGTTTACTATCCCGGTTTACCAACTCATCCCGGTCATGAACTCGCCAAAAAGCAGCAATTTGGTTTTGGTGCGATGGTAAGCTTTGAACTCAAGGGGGGGCGGCCCGCCGTCGAGAAATTCCTCTCCAAGCTGAAGATCTTCCAACTGGCGGAATCGTTAGGTGGTGTCGAATCGCTGATTGATTACCCGGATACGATGACTCACTCGTCGATGTCCAAAGAAGACCGACGGACTGCGGGCATCACCGAGAACACTTTGCGGCTTTCTGTTGGTATCGAGCATCCCGATGATCTCATCACCGATCTGGCTGCTGGTCTTTCAGCAGTCAGTCAGTAA
- the odhB gene encoding 2-oxoglutarate dehydrogenase complex dihydrolipoyllysine-residue succinyltransferase — MPVEVKVPSFGDSIVEVVIGQWFKKVGEAISPDDELVEVESEKSTLPIVATHGGVLQEILAQPGETVAVGAVVARLADAGAVVSAPAAPPAASPSTPPATNGAGSAPSATTSETIVMPAAARALAEKGLSAADVTASGPGGRLLKEDVLRHSSTPAPAPAPAAPKPAPATTPSTIVTTTTAPAGERVVRRQPLTTIRKRIAQRLVEAQHNAALLTTFNEIDMSAAMALRKEYQDKFVEKYGIKLGFMSFFVKATINALLAYPAINAEIQGGDIVMHDYVDMGIAVGGGKGLVVPVIRSAEKLSFAEIEMSINKLAKRAMENSLKPQDLEGGTFTISNGGVYGSLLSTPIVNPPQSGVLGMHSIQERAMVVNGQIVARPMMYVALTYDHRIVDGKEAVSFLKRIKECVESPLRLMLEV, encoded by the coding sequence ATGCCGGTCGAAGTGAAGGTTCCCAGTTTCGGCGACTCCATTGTGGAAGTCGTCATTGGTCAGTGGTTCAAAAAAGTGGGTGAAGCAATTTCGCCCGATGATGAACTGGTCGAGGTCGAAAGTGAAAAATCGACTCTCCCCATTGTGGCCACTCATGGTGGTGTACTTCAGGAAATCCTGGCTCAGCCTGGCGAAACGGTCGCCGTTGGGGCAGTTGTCGCGCGACTGGCCGATGCCGGTGCTGTCGTTAGCGCACCTGCTGCTCCTCCAGCCGCTTCCCCCAGCACCCCACCTGCCACCAATGGCGCCGGTTCTGCTCCGTCGGCAACAACCAGTGAAACGATTGTGATGCCAGCCGCAGCCCGGGCACTGGCCGAAAAAGGTCTCTCTGCTGCCGATGTCACTGCCAGTGGCCCCGGTGGTCGCCTGCTTAAAGAAGATGTCCTGCGGCACAGCAGCACCCCTGCGCCCGCCCCAGCACCTGCTGCTCCTAAGCCAGCACCTGCAACTACACCATCCACAATTGTCACGACTACCACTGCACCCGCCGGTGAAAGGGTGGTGCGTCGCCAGCCACTCACCACCATTCGCAAACGTATTGCCCAACGACTCGTCGAAGCGCAGCACAATGCGGCGTTGCTGACGACTTTCAATGAAATTGATATGTCCGCAGCCATGGCTCTGCGCAAAGAATACCAGGACAAATTCGTCGAGAAATACGGCATCAAGCTGGGCTTCATGTCGTTCTTCGTGAAGGCCACCATCAATGCTCTGCTCGCTTACCCAGCGATCAATGCCGAGATTCAGGGTGGCGATATCGTCATGCACGATTATGTCGATATGGGCATCGCCGTCGGTGGCGGTAAAGGGCTTGTCGTTCCTGTCATTCGCAGTGCCGAAAAGCTCTCCTTTGCCGAGATCGAAATGTCGATCAACAAACTCGCCAAACGAGCCATGGAAAATTCTCTGAAGCCCCAAGATCTCGAAGGCGGGACTTTCACCATCTCCAACGGTGGCGTTTATGGCTCATTGCTTTCCACACCGATTGTCAATCCCCCACAGAGCGGTGTCCTCGGGATGCACTCGATTCAGGAACGAGCCATGGTGGTCAACGGGCAAATTGTGGCTCGTCCCATGATGTACGTTGCACTCACTTATGATCATCGGATTGTCGACGGCAAAGAAGCCGTCAGCTTCCTCAAGCGAATTAAGGAATGTGTCGAGTCGCCACTCCGGCTGATGCTCGAAGTTTAA